In Gloeocapsa sp. DLM2.Bin57, the following proteins share a genomic window:
- a CDS encoding serine/threonine-protein phosphatase codes for MRNTGAKIQCTNPNCQVFNLESENFCSQCRTPVIKRYLWGMGTTAASFKTGELVGDRYLVKQPRIFLDIKPGQIPDLPEDLPAEIAPYLLLFPYRLHLPQIYGLLPNPLGEVIWLLEYNYLPLSKESILKNGELFSPLTEVWSEASGLRQLNWLWQMATLWQPLFSQKAAWSLLNPSLLKTKGQMIQLQELDLNPEPEPQLADLGNLWTEWVKQSSPEIKDFLAQLCTELQTGQIKRVKKLVSILDQAIYKLGKEQQRNYQVFTLTDAGPSREHNEDNCYPSSGSFVKEPSMAIVCDGLGGQEGGEIASRLAVEILEEQLNQLNFEEKLWRPEANIKELDRIIREANDKISERNDLEKRKERQRMGTTLVMTVAQAHELYYHYIGDSRIYLITKNGTYQLTVDDDLASREVRLGYSLYRDALQYPNSGALTQALGMASSGGLHINHRRLILDEDCLLLLCSDGLSDYDRIEQYWENKILPALTQGISLATIGSQLINMANEKNGHDNATIALLHCQVTPLDQTTNLVWSEIQPSIPTIPPEDNSEDLSLGEMPTVPVKLVSPPENIEPLLQSKATQEVAQPQTTTKSSPFKPLVALLSLLLLGGLGGLGWFVYKNVLTTTQNASDPVNIPNPINPDPTPESPQDLKEGDIIQITDNLPTVDSNPEAEATPETDNPSTVEPNPQP; via the coding sequence ATGAGAAATACTGGGGCAAAAATTCAATGCACAAATCCCAATTGTCAGGTATTTAATCTCGAATCGGAAAACTTCTGTTCTCAATGTAGAACACCAGTCATAAAACGATATCTGTGGGGAATGGGAACAACAGCAGCTAGTTTTAAAACCGGTGAACTAGTGGGCGATCGCTATTTAGTTAAACAACCAAGAATATTTTTAGATATCAAACCAGGTCAAATACCAGATTTACCAGAAGATCTACCCGCAGAAATAGCACCCTACCTGTTATTATTCCCCTATCGGTTACATCTTCCTCAAATCTATGGACTCCTCCCTAACCCATTAGGTGAGGTGATCTGGTTATTAGAATATAATTACTTACCACTGAGTAAAGAATCTATATTAAAAAATGGGGAGTTATTCTCTCCCCTAACAGAAGTTTGGTCAGAAGCATCAGGATTACGTCAGTTAAACTGGTTGTGGCAAATGGCTACATTGTGGCAACCTTTATTCAGTCAAAAAGCAGCCTGGAGTCTCTTAAATCCCTCTCTGTTAAAAACCAAAGGACAGATGATCCAATTACAAGAATTAGATCTAAATCCAGAACCAGAACCACAATTAGCAGATTTGGGGAATCTCTGGACAGAATGGGTAAAACAAAGTTCTCCGGAAATTAAAGATTTTTTAGCCCAATTATGTACAGAATTACAAACAGGTCAAATTAAACGAGTTAAAAAACTAGTATCTATTCTAGACCAAGCTATTTACAAATTAGGAAAAGAACAACAGCGTAATTATCAGGTTTTCACTCTCACAGATGCAGGACCTAGCCGAGAACATAACGAAGACAATTGTTATCCATCCTCGGGAAGTTTTGTCAAAGAACCCTCAATGGCGATCGTCTGTGATGGTTTAGGAGGACAAGAAGGAGGAGAAATAGCCTCTAGATTAGCGGTGGAAATTCTCGAAGAACAACTAAATCAGCTTAATTTTGAGGAAAAATTATGGCGACCTGAAGCTAATATCAAGGAATTAGATAGAATCATTCGGGAAGCTAACGACAAAATCAGCGAACGCAACGATCTAGAAAAAAGAAAAGAACGTCAACGCATGGGCACAACCCTAGTGATGACTGTAGCTCAAGCTCATGAACTTTACTATCATTATATCGGTGATTCGCGGATTTATTTAATTACTAAAAATGGTACTTATCAACTTACGGTTGATGATGATTTAGCCTCCCGAGAAGTCAGACTAGGATATTCGCTATATAGAGATGCTCTACAATATCCTAACTCAGGAGCATTAACTCAAGCCTTGGGGATGGCATCTTCTGGTGGTTTACACATCAATCACAGACGTTTAATTCTCGATGAAGATTGTTTATTATTACTGTGTTCCGATGGTTTGAGTGATTACGATCGCATAGAACAATATTGGGAAAATAAGATTTTACCCGCTTTGACTCAAGGTATTAGTTTAGCTACTATTGGTAGTCAGTTAATCAATATGGCTAATGAGAAAAACGGTCACGATAACGCTACTATAGCTTTATTACACTGTCAAGTTACCCCCCTAGATCAGACGACTAATTTAGTCTGGTCAGAGATTCAACCCTCTATCCCCACTATTCCTCCTGAGGATAATAGCGAGGATCTTTCCCTAGGAGAAATGCCTACTGTACCAGTTAAGCTGGTTTCTCCCCCAGAAAATATTGAGCCTTTACTTCAGTCTAAAGCAACTCAAGAAGTAGCTCAACCTCAGACTACTACCAAATCTTCTCCATTTAAGCCATTAGTTGCCTTACTTTCTCTACTGTTATTAGGGGGATTAGGGGGATTGGGTTGGTTTGTCTATAAAAATGTTTTAACAACCACTCAGAATGCTTCTGATCCTGTAAATATTCCTAATCCTATTAACCCAGATCCCACTCCAGAATCACCTCAGGATCTTA